A section of the Humulus lupulus chromosome 2, drHumLupu1.1, whole genome shotgun sequence genome encodes:
- the LOC133814572 gene encoding uncharacterized protein LOC133814572 — MRIMLLKTHLQTLKKGAMTISEYVVQMESVSDTLGLVGYTDSEDDLIMHLLQVLPAKYDATISSILTQTTRSFNFQEVKSLLLSQENRLEMWSATQTLKISNPSANFSQANQRSQGGNNNRGRGNDGHYNNRGCASNPGNSKPVCQICSKAGHTAVVCWYCNEDDVQEEASSPVNASQTKAAFLVTPKVVADPVWYVDSGATDHINADVQNL, encoded by the coding sequence ATGCGCATAATGCTGCTAAAAACTCATCTTCAAACTTTGAAGAAAGGTGCTATGACGATCTCGGAGTATGTTGTACAAATGGAAAGTGTCTCTGACACTCTTGGTCTTGTTGGCTACACAGACTCTGAAGACGATCTAATTATGCATCTTCTCCAAGTTTTACCTGCTAAGTACGATGCCACAATCTCCAGTATTCTCACTCAAACCACTAGATCTTTCAATTTTCAGGAGGTCAAATCTCTCCTTCTCAGCCAAGAAAACAGGCTAGAGATGTGGTCTGCTACTCAGACTTTGAAGATCTCCAATCCCTCTGCCAATTTTTCTCAAGCAAATCAACGCTCCCAAGGCGGTAATAACAACCGAGGTCGTGGCAATGATGGCCACTACAACAACCGCGGTTGTGCCTCTAATCCAGGGAACTCAAAGCCTGTCTGTCAGATATGCTCCAAAGCAGGTCACACTGCAGTGGTGTGCTGGTATTGCAATGAAGATGATGTTCAGGAAGAGGCATCTTCACCAGTCAATGCTTCTCAAACCAAGGCAGCCTTCTTGGTTACTCCAAAAGTTGTGGCAGATCCAGTGTGGTATGTTGATAGTGGAGCCACTGACCACATAAATGCTGATGTTCAAAACCTCTAG